The following proteins are encoded in a genomic region of Lutra lutra chromosome 16, mLutLut1.2, whole genome shotgun sequence:
- the HIC1 gene encoding hypermethylated in cancer 1 protein isoform X2 codes for MLDTMEAPGHSRQLLLQLNNQRTKGFLCDVIIVVQNALFRAHKNVLAASSAYLKSLVVHDNLLNLDHDMVSPAVFRLVLDFIYTGRLADGAEAAAAAAVAPGAEPSLGAVLAAASYLQIPDLVALCKKRLKRHGKYCHLRGGGGGGGGYAPYGRPGRGLRAATPVIQACYSSPAGPPPPPTGEPSAGPEAAVNTHCAELYASGPGPASTLCAPERRCSPLCGLDLSKKSPPDSAPSERPPAERELPPRPDSPPSAGPAAYKEPPLALPPLPPLPFQKLEEAGPPPDPFRGGGGSPGPEPPGRPDGPSLLYRWMKHEPGLGSYGDELGRERGSPSERCEERGGDPAASPGVPPLGLAPPRYQGSLDGPGAGGDGDDYKSSSEETGSSEDPSPPGGHLEGYPCPHLAYGEPESFGDNLYVCIPCGKGFPSSEQLNAHVEAHVEEEEALYGRAEAAEVAAGAAGLGPPFGGSGDKVAGAPGGLGELLRPYRCASCDKSYKDPATLRQHEKTHWLTRPYPCTICGKKFTQRGTMTRHMRSHLGLKPFACDACGMRFTRQYRLTEHMRIHSGEKPYECQVCGGKFAQQRNLISHMKMHAVGGAAGAAGALAGLGGLPGVPGPDGKGKLDFPEGVFAVARLTAEQLSLKQQDKAAAAELLAQTTHFLHDPKVALESLYPLAKFTAELGLSPDKAAEVLSQGAHLAAGPDGRTIDRFSPT; via the coding sequence ATGCTGGACACGATGGAGGCGCCGGGCCACTCGAGGCAGCTGCTGCTGCAGCTCAACAACCAGCGCACCAAGGGCTTCTTGTGCGACGTGATCATCGTGGTGCAGAACGCCCTCTTCCGCGCGCACAAGAACGTGCTGGCGGCCAGCAGCGCCTACCTCAAGTCCCTGGTGGTGCATGACAACCTGCTCAACCTGGACCATGACATGGTGAGCCCAGCGGTGTTCCGCCTGGTGCTGGACTTCATCTACACCGGCCGCCTGGCTGATGGCGCGGAGGCGGCAGCCGCAGCGGCTGTGGCCCCGGGGGCTGAGCCGAGCCTGGGCGCCGTGCTGGCCGCCGCCAGCTACCTGCAGATCCCCGACCTCGTGGCGCTGTGCAAGAAGCGCCTCAAGCGCCACGGCAAGTACTGCCACctgcggggcggcggcggcggcggcggcggctatGCACCTTACGGGAGGCCGGGCAGGGGCCTTCGGGCCGCCACGCCCGTCATCCAGGCCTGCTACTCGTCCCCGGCCGGGCCTCCGCCACCGCCCACCGGCGAGCCGTCCGCGGGCCCGGAGGCCGCAGTGAACACGCACTGCGCGGAGCTGTACGCCTCGGGCCCCGGCCCGGCCTCCACCCTCTGCGCCCCGGAGCGCCGCTGCTCCCCGCTCTGCGGCCTGGACCTGTCCAAGAAGAGCCCGCCGGATTCCGCGCCTTCCGAGCGGCCGCCGGCCGAGCGCGAACTGCCCCCGCGCCCAGACAGCCCTCCCAGCGCCGGCCCCGCAGCCTACAAGGAGCCCCCGCTCGCCttgccgccgctgccgccgctgcccttccagaagctggaggaggccgGCCCGCCTCCGGACCCGttccgcggcggcggcggcagcccGGGACCCGAGCCCCCGGGCCGCCCCGACGGGCCCAGCCTCCTCTACCGCTGGATGAAGCACGAGCCAGGCCTGGGCAGTTACGGCGACGAGTTGGGCCGGGAGCGCGGCTCTCCCAGCGAGCGCTGCGAGGAACGCGGCGGGGACCCGGCTGCCTCGCCCGGGGTGCCCCCACTAGGCCTGGCGCCGCCTCGATACCAGGGCAGCCTGGACGGGCCAGGCGCGGGCGGCGACGGCGATGACTACAAGAGCAGCAGCGAAGAGACGGGCAGCAGCGAGGACCCCAGCCCGCCCGGCGGCCACCTGGAGGGCTACCCGTGCCCGCACCTGGCGTATGGCGAGCCGGAGAGCTTCGGGGACAACCTGTACGTGTGCATCCCGTGCGGCAAGGGCTTCCCCAGCTCCGAGCAGCTGAATGCGCACGTGGAAGCTCacgtggaggaggaggaggcgctCTACGGCAGGGCCGAGGCTGCTGAGGTAGCTGCGGGGGCCGCCGGCTTGGGGCCCCCTTTCGGAGGCAGTGGGGACAAGGTCGCTGGGGCTCCGGGCGGCCTGGGCGAGCTGCTGCGGCCGTACCGCTGCGCGTCGTGCGACAAGAGCTACAAGGACCCGGCCACGCTGCGACAGCACGAGAAGACGCACTGGCTGACCCGGCCCTATCCGTGCACCATCTGCGGGAAGAAGTTCACGCAGCGCGGGACCATGACGCGCCACATGCGCAGCCACCTGGGCCTCAAGCCCTTCGCGTGCGACGCGTGCGGCATGCGCTTCACGCGCCAGTACCGCCTCACCGAGCACATGCGCATCCACTCGGGCGAGAAGCCCTACGAGTGCCAGGTGTGCGGCGGCAAGTTCGCCCAGCAACGCAACCTCATTAGCCACATGAAGATGCACGCCGTGGGGGGCGCGGCGGGCGCGGCCGGGGCGCTGGCGGGTCTGGGGGGGCTACCCGGCGTCCCTGGCCCCGACGGCAAGGGCAAGCTCGATTTCCCCGAGGGCGTCTTTGCCGTGGCCCGTCTCACTGCGGAACAGCTGAGCCTGAAGCAGCAGGACAAGGCAGCCGCGGCCGAGCTGCTGGCGCAGACCACGCACTTCCTGCACGACCCCAAGGTGGCGCTAGAGAGCCTCTACCCGCTGGCCAAGTTCACCGCGGAGCTGGGCCTCAGCCCGGACAAGGCGGCCGAGGTGCTGAGCCAGGGAGCGCACCTGGCCGCCGGACCCGACGGCCGGACCATCGACCGTTTCTCCCCAACCTAG
- the OVCA2 gene encoding esterase OVCA2, whose product MAARPTLRVLALAGFRQSERGFREKTGALRKALRGRAELVCLSGPHLVADAVGPEGAGPDSEPCLPEEQPRGWWFSEQEADVFNALSQPTVCRGLEEALGTVAQALKKLGPFDGLLGFSQGAALAAVVCALGQAGDPRFPLPRFIILVSGFCPRGLGLKESILQCPLLLPSLHVFGDSDCVIPSQESMQLASQFTGAVTLTHSGGHFIPAAAAQRQAYLKFLDQFAA is encoded by the exons ATGGCGGCGCGGCCCACGCTGAGGGTGTTAGCCCTGGCCGGCTTCCGGCAGAGCGAGCGGGGCTTCCGCGAGAAGACGGGAGCGCTGAGGAAGGCGCTGCGGGGCCGCGCTGAACTCGTGTGCCTCAGCGGCCCGCACCTGGTCGCGGATGCTGTGGGCCCCGAGGGCGCCGGGCCGGACTCCG AGCCCTGCCTTCCGGAGGAGCAGCCCCGAGGCTGGTGGTTTTCAGAACAGGAGGCAGACGTTTTCAACGCCCTGAGCCAGCCCACAGTATGCAGAGGTCTGGAGGAAGCCTTGGGAACCGTGGCACAGGCACTGAAGAAACTGGGACCTTTTGATGGGCTCCTTGGTTTCAGCCAGGGAGCCGCGCTGGCAGCCGTTGTGTGTGCCCTTGGCCAAGCTGGCGATCCCCGCTTCCCCTTGCCAAGGTTTATCATCCTGGTATCTGGTTTCTGTCCCCGGGGCCTTGGACTCAAGGAATCCATCCTGCAGTGCCCCTTGTTACTGCCTTCACTACACGTTTTTGGGGACAGTGACTGCGTCATCCCCTCTCAGGAAAGTATGCAGCTGGCTAGCCAATTCACCGGAGCCGTCACCCTCACCCACTCTGGTGGCCACTTCATTCCAGCAGCTGCGGCCCAGCGTCAGGCCTACCTCAAGTTCTTGGACCAGTTTGCAGCGTGA
- the HIC1 gene encoding hypermethylated in cancer 1 protein isoform X1, whose amino-acid sequence MTFPEADIFLKSGECAGQTMLDTMEAPGHSRQLLLQLNNQRTKGFLCDVIIVVQNALFRAHKNVLAASSAYLKSLVVHDNLLNLDHDMVSPAVFRLVLDFIYTGRLADGAEAAAAAAVAPGAEPSLGAVLAAASYLQIPDLVALCKKRLKRHGKYCHLRGGGGGGGGYAPYGRPGRGLRAATPVIQACYSSPAGPPPPPTGEPSAGPEAAVNTHCAELYASGPGPASTLCAPERRCSPLCGLDLSKKSPPDSAPSERPPAERELPPRPDSPPSAGPAAYKEPPLALPPLPPLPFQKLEEAGPPPDPFRGGGGSPGPEPPGRPDGPSLLYRWMKHEPGLGSYGDELGRERGSPSERCEERGGDPAASPGVPPLGLAPPRYQGSLDGPGAGGDGDDYKSSSEETGSSEDPSPPGGHLEGYPCPHLAYGEPESFGDNLYVCIPCGKGFPSSEQLNAHVEAHVEEEEALYGRAEAAEVAAGAAGLGPPFGGSGDKVAGAPGGLGELLRPYRCASCDKSYKDPATLRQHEKTHWLTRPYPCTICGKKFTQRGTMTRHMRSHLGLKPFACDACGMRFTRQYRLTEHMRIHSGEKPYECQVCGGKFAQQRNLISHMKMHAVGGAAGAAGALAGLGGLPGVPGPDGKGKLDFPEGVFAVARLTAEQLSLKQQDKAAAAELLAQTTHFLHDPKVALESLYPLAKFTAELGLSPDKAAEVLSQGAHLAAGPDGRTIDRFSPT is encoded by the exons ATGACTTTTCCTGAAGCGGACATTTTCCTCAAATCCG GAGAGTGTGCTGGGCAGACGATGCTGGACACGATGGAGGCGCCGGGCCACTCGAGGCAGCTGCTGCTGCAGCTCAACAACCAGCGCACCAAGGGCTTCTTGTGCGACGTGATCATCGTGGTGCAGAACGCCCTCTTCCGCGCGCACAAGAACGTGCTGGCGGCCAGCAGCGCCTACCTCAAGTCCCTGGTGGTGCATGACAACCTGCTCAACCTGGACCATGACATGGTGAGCCCAGCGGTGTTCCGCCTGGTGCTGGACTTCATCTACACCGGCCGCCTGGCTGATGGCGCGGAGGCGGCAGCCGCAGCGGCTGTGGCCCCGGGGGCTGAGCCGAGCCTGGGCGCCGTGCTGGCCGCCGCCAGCTACCTGCAGATCCCCGACCTCGTGGCGCTGTGCAAGAAGCGCCTCAAGCGCCACGGCAAGTACTGCCACctgcggggcggcggcggcggcggcggcggctatGCACCTTACGGGAGGCCGGGCAGGGGCCTTCGGGCCGCCACGCCCGTCATCCAGGCCTGCTACTCGTCCCCGGCCGGGCCTCCGCCACCGCCCACCGGCGAGCCGTCCGCGGGCCCGGAGGCCGCAGTGAACACGCACTGCGCGGAGCTGTACGCCTCGGGCCCCGGCCCGGCCTCCACCCTCTGCGCCCCGGAGCGCCGCTGCTCCCCGCTCTGCGGCCTGGACCTGTCCAAGAAGAGCCCGCCGGATTCCGCGCCTTCCGAGCGGCCGCCGGCCGAGCGCGAACTGCCCCCGCGCCCAGACAGCCCTCCCAGCGCCGGCCCCGCAGCCTACAAGGAGCCCCCGCTCGCCttgccgccgctgccgccgctgcccttccagaagctggaggaggccgGCCCGCCTCCGGACCCGttccgcggcggcggcggcagcccGGGACCCGAGCCCCCGGGCCGCCCCGACGGGCCCAGCCTCCTCTACCGCTGGATGAAGCACGAGCCAGGCCTGGGCAGTTACGGCGACGAGTTGGGCCGGGAGCGCGGCTCTCCCAGCGAGCGCTGCGAGGAACGCGGCGGGGACCCGGCTGCCTCGCCCGGGGTGCCCCCACTAGGCCTGGCGCCGCCTCGATACCAGGGCAGCCTGGACGGGCCAGGCGCGGGCGGCGACGGCGATGACTACAAGAGCAGCAGCGAAGAGACGGGCAGCAGCGAGGACCCCAGCCCGCCCGGCGGCCACCTGGAGGGCTACCCGTGCCCGCACCTGGCGTATGGCGAGCCGGAGAGCTTCGGGGACAACCTGTACGTGTGCATCCCGTGCGGCAAGGGCTTCCCCAGCTCCGAGCAGCTGAATGCGCACGTGGAAGCTCacgtggaggaggaggaggcgctCTACGGCAGGGCCGAGGCTGCTGAGGTAGCTGCGGGGGCCGCCGGCTTGGGGCCCCCTTTCGGAGGCAGTGGGGACAAGGTCGCTGGGGCTCCGGGCGGCCTGGGCGAGCTGCTGCGGCCGTACCGCTGCGCGTCGTGCGACAAGAGCTACAAGGACCCGGCCACGCTGCGACAGCACGAGAAGACGCACTGGCTGACCCGGCCCTATCCGTGCACCATCTGCGGGAAGAAGTTCACGCAGCGCGGGACCATGACGCGCCACATGCGCAGCCACCTGGGCCTCAAGCCCTTCGCGTGCGACGCGTGCGGCATGCGCTTCACGCGCCAGTACCGCCTCACCGAGCACATGCGCATCCACTCGGGCGAGAAGCCCTACGAGTGCCAGGTGTGCGGCGGCAAGTTCGCCCAGCAACGCAACCTCATTAGCCACATGAAGATGCACGCCGTGGGGGGCGCGGCGGGCGCGGCCGGGGCGCTGGCGGGTCTGGGGGGGCTACCCGGCGTCCCTGGCCCCGACGGCAAGGGCAAGCTCGATTTCCCCGAGGGCGTCTTTGCCGTGGCCCGTCTCACTGCGGAACAGCTGAGCCTGAAGCAGCAGGACAAGGCAGCCGCGGCCGAGCTGCTGGCGCAGACCACGCACTTCCTGCACGACCCCAAGGTGGCGCTAGAGAGCCTCTACCCGCTGGCCAAGTTCACCGCGGAGCTGGGCCTCAGCCCGGACAAGGCGGCCGAGGTGCTGAGCCAGGGAGCGCACCTGGCCGCCGGACCCGACGGCCGGACCATCGACCGTTTCTCCCCAACCTAG